The genomic stretch ATTTGAACGTGATGCAAATATTATCAAGAACCAAATGGACCTCTTTCTGGTGGAGAATATTCCAGAAGCAGTGGAACTATTTTCCCGGTTACTGCAACCTGATTCTAAAATGAGGTGATGTCACTTGTGCATTCTAATGTGTAATGTTTGATTGATATGAAGAATCACTTGCGACAAGATTTGGCTGTGAATTAGATAGGAATGTTGTTTTCTTAAAGACCAGGAATTTACACCCTTTGAGAGTGATGGAAAGGCAATCAACGTCTGCTATTAGTTTCTCCATTATTTGTTTTTGGGATGGGATGAAATAAAGTAATACTATGACTTAATAAACTAGTTACACTTCTGCTTATTGCGAAGTCATATGATGCTATTCTCGAGAATATTTCATCATAGGTTGTCCTCTAGCAGCCTCTCTATGTTTGGTAACATCTGGGTAAGGCTGCATAGTGCATTCATTCGCTCCCCTCCCAAGTCCCAATTGCAAGGTCCTGTTGAGGCATTGGGTTAATGTGTGGTTGGGCTGTCTTAGACTTTTAGTTCCCTTTCATTTGTATCTTATCTCCATTTCCTTTTATTTAATTGACTGGCGGTTTTTTTGGCTGACACTCATTCACTTTTTTTCCAGGCCCAAGGCATCAGAAGTACTGTATCATCCGTTCTTTTGGAATTCTGAACTGCGCTTGTCATTTCTACATGATGCTAGTGACAGGGTTGAGCTAGAAGACAGAGAGAGTAATTCTGACATTCTCTATGCATTGGAAAGTGTTGCCCCTGTCGCTATTGGCACACGATGGAATGAAAAGATGGAACTTGACTTTATTAATAACATTGGTCATTACAGACGTTACAAGTATGAAAGTGTCCGAGACTTGCTGCGAGTATTGCGCAACAAGTTGAATCACTACAGGGAGTTGCCTGCTAATATTCAGGTAGCATCTTGTTTTCAAGTTTAAACAATGTCAAAAAAAAATTCCCTGTAATTTTAAAATAATCCAGCAATGGTAACACATTAACACCTGATAATAATCCTACGTTGCAAGTTGTGATATTTGATGTTTCGGAAATAGTCGCATACTAAGCTCAGTCTGATATTAGGTCCAGTTGACCCTAAAGATAACAACTACTAGTATTAGATAAAAAAAGAATATGACCAATGAAATGCGTAGCTTGACATCGTGTGAACAACTGCTCAGTGTCTTTTCGTGTTAATTGCACGAAATTAACTGTGGTCATTATACAATTTGTCCATTTTCATGATACAATATCAAACTTCAATTATTTTCATCATTTCACGTAACTTGCAAGGGTATAATCAGAAGACGACATAaatgttggttttttttttgttaaattttccTTTTTCGGCGGCTACAATCTCAACATATTTGTTTCAGGCACTTCTGGGGACAGTCCCAGATGGATTTGACGAGTATTTCAGCAGCAGATTTCCCAGGCTGCTAATTGAAGTTTATAAGGTGGTGTATAAATATTGCTACACTGAGAACTGGTTTCAGAAATATCTGCAGTACAGTGTCATCTAAGCTGATAACCTGCCTACTAATGCTGTAGATTGTATATATGAATCCATCCTTAACTTATTTATGAAAGAAAACTCAACTGTAAGTCTCTAATGTCTGTGTATACTAGTATATTGTATTATCGTCAAATGTTAAAGATATGTACTTGTTTTAATCCCTGTAATATACGAGTATCTTTGTTGTTTCGTTCATCTTGATATGGTAACTGTTgttttctactctaaaacaagTGTTCATATACGGGACACTGATTATTTAATGGTTTAAGTTAAGCGTGTAAGTAGCCGAGCTAATTCATGCATGCTAGCCTTAGTAACTGTGGAACACCTTGTATGACAGAATCGTTGCTATGCTATAGGGTAGGTGATAGGATCCTTACTCGCGCTACAGTACTAGTACGGTGGTATTTGAAAGTATTTATTGGAGGTCTGAATGGGGTAACCAGATACTCACTTCATTCAATTGGGTCATTGTTCATCTTCAACTTTGGATTAAATGATACACATGGATTAGGGGAAATCTGAATTTTATTACTTTTCAATAGTGTACTAGGGGCGACACATGTATTTTGAATTTTGTTTGGGGACGACTGACAGTGATCGGAGAATATGGTATGGGATAGCTGCTGCTGGTGGCGGTGTCGGATGGTGGGGATTCGACAGGCGGTAGTCAGTGGTAATGGTAATAGTGGCGTGATTTTGCGAAGTGGCGGCAGCAGTGGTGGGTGGATGTCGGCAGTGGTCCGGTGACTGGGGTAGTGGGTGGGTGGTGATCCGGTGACTGGGTGGTGTTATGGTGGTAGTAGTGGTGGGTCGATGTGATGAAGATGAAAGATTGGAAGAAGTTGGTGTGAAATGGTAATTGATGAAGGGCAACCTTGGTTTGATTTTAGGCTTGGATTAACCAATCCTAGGTGGACACCATAATGATAAATTTCATTCCGACCCGAAAcgataattattttatttttgaacattattttaaaaaaaaaattctagatAAAGATACCGTAAATCTCCACATTTATTTGGTATACTTCCGGTCTTCCGCGACGACAACAGGTGAAcatgctgtcaaaaaaaaaaaaaaaaaaacaataggtGAACACTTGTTGAGAAGAAGAGCTCCTTATAAACCTCTTGACGGGTATTGCAGCAACCCTACTGTTCTTGATTTCCGTACTCAGATATTCAGTCAGTCAGCTTACTCTTCTTCAGACTTGAGAGTAATTAGCCTGGACTCGGGAATGTCGAGCTCTCTCACAGGCGAAAAAAGTTGCTCCACTGTCGGTATGGAAGTTGGACTTGGCAGTGTAGCTTGAATCATATGATGAACAAAAGTCAGGCCGGTGGCTCACCGAAATTCCCCTGCATAAGATAAGACGAGATAGACAGACGTGACTATGTGAGATATACTAAGCTAAATACTGCACACCAGTTGGAAGGAGTGTTAGTAAAGTTTTATGACTTTATCTGGTGGTAGGCGGCAAAAACCATTTACAATAGCGAAAATGTGTATGCAACATTCATATCTATTGAATAAAAACATATGAAAATTGCGAAAACATGTAAAATAGAGTGTTTAGGTATTACAAATATCAAAACATTGTGTTTCTATACCTTGACGTACGCATACAACCATCGCATACAGACAAGTCTTGTTTCAAAATTTATCTTGAATAAAACCAACTTTACTAAAAGAACAAATCTCGCTTAGCGTTAGGGAACATGATTTTAGATTCACCCTTTAAACGAGGCCGGTTTTGAAAACTGTACCCGCCACAAGAACAAATACAACAATCAGTTTAGCTCGGCCTGTAGTCAGCACGTAAACGAGGAGCCTACATCCGACCCATCATGTCCCCAGACGACCAGAACACTGAACACAATATCCGGATTTTGAAAGGTATTTGTAAAACGGAGCGACTATAACACATCAACGGGTAAAACTGAAAGAGTGCTTGTACGATTACTAATCAAGATCAACACCAAGTTTGTTAATCATTTGACGATAAAATTTCAAATCTTCAACTTTTCAACCATTTCCAAATCATCCACATGCCCATCATTAATTATCTTCCTAAAACCCTAATTACCATTGTTAATCCTCCATTAACAATCATTACCCTTCAATCAAGAACACTATGCCAATTATCAGCACCAACACATGATCACATTGCCCAATTAATCTTAGACAATAAATCACCTTCCCAAGCATTTCAAACCTTCAAATGGGCTTCAAAACTTCCCAATTTCACCCACAATCAATCCACTTACCGCGCTATGATCCACAAACTATGTTCTTTTCGTCGTTTCGACGATGCCCACCAACTGCTTGATGAAATGCCTAGCTCAATTGGGTCACCCCCTGATGAGGATATCTTTATTACTCTTGTTCGGGGTCTCGGGCGCGCCAAAAGGGTCCGAGAAGTTATCCGGGTTCCTGATTTGGCGCGTAAATTCGGGTTGGTTCCGTCTTTGAAGGTTTATAATTCGATACTTGACGTGTTGGTGAAGGAAGATATTAGTATTGCTAGGGGTTTTTATAGAGAGAAGATGATGGGGAGTGGTTTTGAAGGTGATGAGTATACTTATGGGATTTTGATGAAAGGATTGTGCGTGACGAATCGTATTAGAGACGGGTTTAAGCTCTTGCAAGTGATGAAGACGCGAGGGTTGAGTCCGAATACAGTCATTTACAATACATTGTTACATTCGCTTTGTAGGAATGGGAAGGTTAGTAGAGCTAGGAGTTTGATGAGTGAAATGGTAAAGCCGGATGACGTGACTTATAATTTGATGATATCGGCTTATTGTAAAGAAGGGTATGTAGTTCAAGCTCAGGTGCTTTTGGAAAAGAGTTTAGCTTCAGGGTGTATTCCTAGTGTAGTGGCGACTACAAAAGTGATTGATTTACTGTGCAATATAGGTCGCGTGAATGATGCTGCTGAGGTTTTAGACAGGGTAGAAAGACATGGAGGTGTCGTTGATGTCGTTGCTTATAATACGTTGATCAAGGGATTTTGTAGCTCTAGGAAGGCGAAAGTTGGATTGCATTTTAAGAAACAGATGGAAAACAAAGGCTATTTACCGAATATAGAGACTTATAATACTTTAATTGCTGGGTTTTGTGATGTAAATTTGTTAGATGTGGCCTTGGATTTGTTTAGTGAGCTGAAAGTGGCTGCAATCGATTGTAATTTTGTCACATACGATACTTTGATTCAAGGGTTTTGTTCAAAGGGACGAGTGGACGATGCATTTAGATTTCTGGAGCTCATGGAGGAGAGTAAAGGTGGCAGTGGTGGTCGCATTAGTCCTTACAACAGTATTATTTTTGGGTTATACCGTGAAAATCGTTTGAGTGAAGCCCTCGTGTTTTTGAACCAAATGTCGAAAATGTTTCCAAGGGCAGTCGATAGGACCTTGACCATTATTGGCTTATGTGAAGATGGAAACTTAGAAAGTGCAAAAGAAGTCTACGAAGAAATGCTTAAGGAAGGTGGGACTCCTAGTGTTCTTGTTTACCATAGCTTAATCCAATGCTACTCCAAGCATAGCCAATTTCGTGAAGCGTTTCAACTGATGAATGAAATGGTTGGTTCTGGGTTTCCACCTGTTTCATCAACCTGTAATGCTGTTATTAGTGGATTTTGTGAACAAGGTAAAATTGCGAGCGCCTTAGACCTTATTAAGGAGATGGAAGAGAGGGGCTGCTCACTAGATGTGGGATCGTACCGCCCTTTGATAGTTGCTCTTCGCAATAGAGGGGATCTCCAGGAGGCTCTGAAGATGTTCCGACAAATGTTGCATAAAGGTATTAAACCTGATTACTCGGA from Silene latifolia isolate original U9 population chromosome 2, ASM4854445v1, whole genome shotgun sequence encodes the following:
- the LOC141643437 gene encoding pentatricopeptide repeat-containing protein At2g17525, mitochondrial, translated to MPIINYLPKTLITIVNPPLTIITLQSRTLCQLSAPTHDHIAQLILDNKSPSQAFQTFKWASKLPNFTHNQSTYRAMIHKLCSFRRFDDAHQLLDEMPSSIGSPPDEDIFITLVRGLGRAKRVREVIRVPDLARKFGLVPSLKVYNSILDVLVKEDISIARGFYREKMMGSGFEGDEYTYGILMKGLCVTNRIRDGFKLLQVMKTRGLSPNTVIYNTLLHSLCRNGKVSRARSLMSEMVKPDDVTYNLMISAYCKEGYVVQAQVLLEKSLASGCIPSVVATTKVIDLLCNIGRVNDAAEVLDRVERHGGVVDVVAYNTLIKGFCSSRKAKVGLHFKKQMENKGYLPNIETYNTLIAGFCDVNLLDVALDLFSELKVAAIDCNFVTYDTLIQGFCSKGRVDDAFRFLELMEESKGGSGGRISPYNSIIFGLYRENRLSEALVFLNQMSKMFPRAVDRTLTIIGLCEDGNLESAKEVYEEMLKEGGTPSVLVYHSLIQCYSKHSQFREAFQLMNEMVGSGFPPVSSTCNAVISGFCEQGKIASALDLIKEMEERGCSLDVGSYRPLIVALRNRGDLQEALKMFRQMLHKGIKPDYSEFNGILPELRD